A genomic stretch from Acidimicrobiales bacterium includes:
- a CDS encoding aminodeoxychorismate/anthranilate synthase component II, whose translation MAPRIVVLDNYDSFVFNLVQYLGELGAEPLVHRSDELTLDQIVALDPDGVLISPGPGRPEDAGLSNEVIRHFTGRRPVFGVCLGHQCIGQVFGGEVVRAPDVMHGKTSLIRHDGTGVFTGLPQPFEATRYHSLVVARDSVPAVLTVTAETDDGLVMGLRHRDADVEGVQFHPESILTAGGHRLVANFLERCRA comes from the coding sequence ATGGCCCCCCGGATCGTCGTGCTCGACAACTACGACTCGTTCGTCTTCAACCTCGTGCAGTACCTCGGCGAGCTCGGGGCCGAGCCCCTCGTCCACCGCAGCGACGAGCTCACCCTCGACCAGATCGTCGCCCTCGACCCCGACGGCGTCCTCATCTCCCCGGGCCCCGGACGCCCCGAGGACGCCGGGCTCTCGAACGAGGTGATCCGGCACTTCACCGGCCGACGGCCGGTCTTCGGTGTCTGCCTCGGCCACCAGTGCATCGGCCAGGTCTTCGGCGGCGAGGTGGTGCGCGCCCCCGACGTCATGCACGGCAAGACGTCGCTCATCCGCCACGACGGGACCGGCGTCTTCACCGGGCTCCCGCAGCCCTTCGAGGCCACCCGGTACCACTCCCTCGTCGTGGCGAGGGACAGCGTGCCCGCCGTCCTCACGGTCACCGCCGAGACCGACGACGGGCTGGTCATGGGCCTGCGCCACCGTGACGCCGACGTGGAAGGCGTGCAGTTCCACCCGGAGTCGATCCTCACCGCGGGCGGCCACCGGCTCGTGGCCAACTTCCTGGAGCGCTGCCGGGCCTGA
- a CDS encoding cell division protein CrgA, with translation MATDKRPPPSRRTGGRVTPKGGPSPKKGGPTGPDASTRYTPPAPKASTISPPWVPWLMAVLFVLGVAVIFLHYTEVLLPGAASAWWIFVGLGLILGGIITATQLR, from the coding sequence ATGGCCACCGACAAGCGCCCGCCCCCGTCCCGTCGCACCGGAGGTCGGGTCACCCCCAAGGGAGGGCCGTCGCCGAAGAAGGGGGGCCCGACCGGCCCCGACGCCTCGACCCGCTACACCCCGCCGGCGCCGAAGGCGTCGACGATCAGCCCTCCGTGGGTGCCGTGGCTGATGGCCGTGCTGTTCGTGCTGGGCGTGGCGGTCATCTTCCTGCACTACACCGAGGTCCTCCTCCCGGGCGCGGCGAGCGCCTGGTGGATCTTCGTCGGGCTGGGGCTCATCCTCGGCGGGATCATCACCGCCACCCAGCTGCGCTGA
- a CDS encoding thiolase family protein → MTTAVIVDAIRTPGGKRNGSLSGWHPADLAAQTLSALVERNDLDPELVEDVIMGCVMQAGAQALNVGRNAVLAAGFPESVPATSIDRQCGSSQQAAHFAAQAVMAGVHDVVIAAGVEVMSLVPMGASVGRNVGFPFGPSMEARYADVGGLVPQGLSAEIIADRWDLSREDLDAYGARSQRRAAVARDEGRFDAEILPVAARPRDKETGELIPTDAELAADEGIRDGTTAETLANLKPAFKPDGKVTAGNSSQITDGASAVLIMSEEKAAALGLTPRARFHAFALAGVDPVTMLTGPIPATHKVLEKAKLNLDDIDLIEINEAFASVVLAWEKELHPDMDRVNVNGGAIALGHPLGASGTKLLATLLNELERTGGRYGLQTMCEGGGLANATVIERLG, encoded by the coding sequence ATGACCACTGCGGTGATCGTCGACGCCATCCGCACCCCCGGGGGGAAGCGCAACGGCTCGCTGTCGGGTTGGCACCCCGCCGACCTGGCCGCCCAGACGCTCTCGGCCCTCGTGGAGCGCAACGACCTCGACCCGGAGCTCGTGGAGGACGTCATCATGGGCTGCGTCATGCAGGCCGGCGCCCAGGCCCTGAACGTGGGCCGCAACGCGGTGCTCGCCGCCGGGTTCCCCGAGTCGGTGCCGGCCACGAGCATCGACCGGCAGTGCGGGTCCTCCCAGCAGGCCGCCCACTTCGCCGCCCAGGCCGTCATGGCGGGGGTCCACGACGTCGTCATCGCCGCCGGCGTCGAGGTGATGAGCCTCGTGCCCATGGGCGCGTCGGTCGGGCGGAACGTGGGCTTCCCGTTCGGTCCGTCGATGGAGGCCCGCTACGCCGACGTCGGCGGGCTGGTGCCCCAGGGCCTGTCGGCGGAGATCATCGCCGATCGCTGGGATCTGTCCCGCGAGGACCTCGACGCCTACGGCGCCCGCTCCCAGCGGCGCGCCGCGGTGGCCCGCGACGAGGGCCGATTCGACGCCGAGATCCTGCCCGTGGCGGCCCGTCCCCGCGACAAGGAGACCGGGGAGCTCATCCCGACCGACGCCGAGCTGGCCGCCGACGAGGGGATCCGCGACGGCACGACCGCCGAGACGCTCGCCAACCTCAAGCCGGCCTTCAAGCCCGACGGCAAGGTCACGGCCGGCAACTCCAGCCAGATCACCGACGGCGCCTCGGCGGTGCTCATCATGAGCGAGGAGAAGGCAGCCGCGCTCGGGCTCACCCCCCGCGCCCGCTTCCACGCCTTCGCCCTGGCCGGCGTGGACCCGGTGACCATGCTGACCGGGCCGATCCCCGCCACCCACAAGGTGCTCGAGAAGGCCAAGCTGAACTTGGACGACATCGACCTGATCGAGATCAACGAGGCCTTCGCCTCGGTGGTGCTGGCCTGGGAGAAGGAGCTGCACCCCGACATGGATCGCGTGAACGTGAACGGCGGTGCCATCGCCCTCGGCCACCCGCTGGGCGCGTCGGGCACGAAGCTGCTGGCCACCCTCCTCAACGAGCTCGAGCGCACCGGGGGTCGCTACGGGCTCCAGACGATGTGCGAGGGCGGCGGGCTGGCCAACGCCACCGTCATCGAGCGACTCGGCTGA
- a CDS encoding AMP-dependent synthetase/ligase: MAVADVTDSDLHALAEGRTVGGEFVALSARVPDAVAIRWRNDDETWDHWTYAEYRDRVARVAAGLRDLGVGPGDRVVLMMRNIPEFHVVDLAVAVLGATPVSIYNSSAPDQIAYLAGHCDAVLAVVEDQAFLDRFLSVADQLPDLRRFVVVRPGAELPEGAVALADLLAHEPLDLEAAVAEVDPDTLATIIYTSGTTGPPKGVMISHRNVVWTLESLKLLLPFEDYVGKRVVSYLPMAHIAERTTSHYAGLALGYEVTTCPDPALLSAFLKEVRPEFLFGVPRVFEKIHAGVNAALSLDPEKHQQFTEAIATAIPIAEAMDWGTVTDEQRATWEFLDEVAFRPIRELVGLDQVLGAISGAAPIPAEVLSWFRAIGVPMSEIYGMSESSGPMTWTAVRVKAGTVGPAIPGSTVALAPDGEVIFRGGNVFGGYLNAPDKTAETIDEDGWLHSGDIGEIDEDGYLRIVDRKKELIITAGGKNISPANLEAELKLVPLIGQACAIGDQRPFVSALVTLDPEVAPAWAATRGIEFADLVELAQHPEVLAEIEAGVREAMANFNNAEAVKKVHVLGEEWLPDSEVLTPTSKLKRRGIHARYVAEIEGLYG; this comes from the coding sequence ATGGCCGTCGCCGACGTGACCGATTCCGATCTCCACGCCCTCGCCGAGGGAAGGACCGTCGGCGGCGAGTTCGTCGCACTCAGCGCGCGGGTGCCCGACGCCGTCGCCATCCGGTGGCGCAACGACGACGAGACCTGGGACCACTGGACCTACGCCGAGTACCGCGACCGGGTGGCCCGGGTCGCGGCCGGGCTGCGCGACCTCGGGGTCGGTCCGGGCGACCGGGTGGTGCTCATGATGCGCAACATCCCCGAGTTCCACGTCGTCGACCTGGCGGTGGCCGTCCTCGGGGCGACGCCGGTGTCGATCTACAACTCGTCGGCGCCGGACCAGATCGCCTACCTGGCCGGCCACTGCGACGCCGTCCTCGCCGTGGTGGAGGACCAGGCCTTCCTCGACCGGTTCCTGAGCGTCGCCGACCAGCTGCCCGACCTCCGCCGTTTCGTGGTCGTGCGCCCCGGTGCCGAGCTCCCCGAGGGGGCGGTCGCCCTCGCCGACCTGCTCGCCCACGAGCCGCTCGACCTCGAGGCCGCCGTCGCCGAGGTCGACCCCGACACGCTGGCCACGATCATCTACACCTCCGGCACCACCGGCCCGCCCAAGGGCGTCATGATCAGCCACCGCAACGTCGTCTGGACCCTCGAGAGCCTCAAGCTGCTCCTGCCCTTCGAGGACTACGTCGGCAAGCGGGTCGTGTCGTACCTCCCGATGGCCCACATCGCCGAGCGCACCACGTCGCACTACGCCGGCCTGGCGCTGGGCTACGAGGTCACCACGTGCCCCGACCCGGCGCTGCTGTCGGCGTTCCTGAAGGAGGTGCGGCCCGAGTTCCTCTTCGGGGTGCCCCGCGTGTTCGAGAAGATCCATGCCGGGGTGAACGCCGCCCTCTCCCTCGATCCCGAGAAGCACCAGCAGTTCACCGAGGCCATCGCCACGGCCATCCCCATCGCCGAGGCCATGGACTGGGGGACGGTCACCGACGAGCAGCGGGCCACCTGGGAGTTCCTCGACGAGGTGGCGTTCCGCCCGATCCGCGAGCTCGTGGGCCTCGACCAGGTCCTCGGTGCGATCAGCGGCGCGGCCCCCATCCCCGCCGAGGTGCTCAGCTGGTTCCGGGCCATCGGGGTGCCGATGTCGGAGATCTACGGCATGTCGGAGTCCTCGGGCCCGATGACGTGGACGGCCGTGCGGGTGAAGGCCGGGACCGTCGGCCCGGCCATCCCCGGCTCCACGGTGGCGCTGGCCCCCGACGGCGAGGTGATCTTCCGGGGCGGGAACGTGTTCGGGGGCTACCTGAACGCCCCCGACAAGACCGCCGAGACGATCGACGAGGACGGCTGGCTGCACTCGGGTGACATCGGCGAGATCGACGAGGACGGCTACCTGCGCATCGTCGACCGCAAGAAGGAGCTCATCATCACCGCCGGGGGCAAGAACATCAGCCCTGCCAACCTCGAGGCCGAGCTCAAGCTCGTCCCCCTGATCGGTCAGGCCTGCGCCATCGGCGACCAGCGCCCGTTCGTGTCCGCCCTGGTCACGCTCGATCCCGAGGTGGCCCCGGCGTGGGCGGCCACGCGGGGCATCGAGTTCGCCGACCTGGTCGAGCTGGCCCAGCACCCCGAGGTGCTCGCCGAGATCGAGGCGGGCGTGCGCGAAGCCATGGCGAACTTCAACAACGCCGAGGCGGTCAAGAAGGTGCACGTCCTCGGCGAGGAGTGGCTCCCCGACTCCGAGGTGCTGACCCCGACCTCCAAGCTCAAGCGGCGTGGCATCCACGCCCGGTACGTCGCCGAGATCGAGGGCCTCTACGGCTGA
- a CDS encoding histidine phosphatase family protein — protein MTDGRPAAPGELFLVRHGATEWSVTGRHTGRTDLPLLPEGEEKARAVGSLLARRHFALVLTSPLRRARRTAELAGHPEALVDDDLLEWDYGELEGLTTAEIRTSRPGWTVFSGPVPGGETLDEVATRVDRVIARARAVDGDTLVVAHGHVLRVLAARWCELDPVEGRRLPLATATLSVLGWEHAVPGIHLWNAPGDPTTDGTHPARRPQR, from the coding sequence GTGACCGACGGCCGGCCCGCCGCACCGGGCGAGCTGTTCCTGGTGCGCCACGGCGCCACCGAGTGGAGCGTGACCGGGCGCCACACCGGCCGCACCGACCTCCCGTTGCTGCCCGAGGGGGAGGAGAAGGCCCGCGCCGTCGGTTCGCTCCTCGCCCGGCGTCACTTCGCCCTCGTCCTCACCAGCCCGCTCCGACGGGCACGCCGGACCGCGGAGCTGGCCGGCCACCCCGAGGCCCTGGTCGACGACGACCTCCTCGAGTGGGATTACGGGGAGCTCGAGGGCCTGACGACGGCCGAGATCCGGACGTCGCGACCGGGCTGGACCGTCTTCAGCGGTCCGGTGCCCGGCGGTGAGACGCTCGACGAGGTCGCCACCCGCGTCGACCGGGTCATCGCGCGGGCGAGGGCCGTCGACGGCGACACCCTCGTCGTCGCCCACGGGCACGTGCTGCGGGTGCTCGCCGCACGGTGGTGCGAGCTCGATCCGGTCGAGGGCCGCCGGCTGCCCCTGGCCACGGCCACGCTGTCGGTGCTCGGCTGGGAGCACGCCGTCCCCGGCATCCACCTCTGGAACGCGCCGGGGGATCCCACCACGGACGGGACCCATCCCGCTCGCCGGCCGCAGCGCTGA
- the zwf gene encoding glucose-6-phosphate dehydrogenase: MPLSPPIDRPRSDLLVMFGASGDLARKKLFPALYRLEGRGLLGVPVVGVAIDAWDDDDLRAHARRSVEEAGEGVDETVFDRLAANLRYIPGDYADPATFEALRAAAGGARNPVFHFAVPPSMFATVAGGIAGVGLDRGARLVIEKPFGRDHDSAVELNETLHEHFPESAIFRIDHFVGKEGLRALLVTRFANAIVEPMWHRYVVSAVKITMAEDFGVEDRGAFYDSVGALRDVMQNHLLQMVAMLAMEQPVNEGAKALRDEKAKVLESARVVDPARYVRGQHEGYLDVPGVRPGSDTETYGAFRLDLDSPRWSGVPFYLRAGKALAETVTEMTIEFKPPPRPLWIPEHSHLPKSAIRIEVKPESFSALTWLTKAPGDDMMPTAVTLAPPPEARADCGPEPYELLIEEAMNGDPTLFARADSVLESWRIVERILTDHRPVEPYRRGSWGPKGASDLVRHHGGWPNEPPADQPRP, translated from the coding sequence ATGCCCCTCTCCCCCCCGATCGACCGGCCACGCTCCGACCTCCTCGTCATGTTCGGAGCCTCGGGCGACCTGGCCCGCAAGAAGCTGTTCCCGGCGCTCTACCGCCTCGAGGGCCGAGGGCTGCTCGGAGTCCCGGTGGTCGGCGTGGCGATCGACGCATGGGACGACGACGACCTGCGGGCCCACGCCCGGCGGTCGGTGGAGGAGGCCGGCGAGGGCGTCGACGAGACGGTGTTCGACCGCCTGGCCGCCAACCTCCGCTACATCCCGGGCGACTACGCCGACCCGGCCACGTTCGAGGCGCTCCGCGCCGCCGCCGGCGGTGCCCGGAACCCGGTCTTCCACTTCGCCGTCCCGCCGTCGATGTTCGCCACCGTGGCCGGCGGGATCGCCGGGGTCGGCCTCGACCGCGGGGCGCGGTTGGTCATCGAGAAGCCCTTCGGCCGCGACCACGACTCGGCGGTCGAGCTCAACGAGACGCTCCACGAGCACTTCCCCGAATCGGCCATCTTCCGCATCGACCACTTCGTCGGGAAGGAGGGCCTTCGGGCCCTGCTCGTCACCCGCTTCGCGAACGCCATCGTCGAACCCATGTGGCACCGCTACGTCGTGTCGGCGGTGAAGATCACGATGGCCGAGGACTTCGGCGTGGAGGACCGGGGCGCGTTCTACGACTCGGTCGGCGCGCTGCGCGACGTCATGCAGAACCACCTGTTGCAGATGGTCGCCATGCTGGCCATGGAACAGCCCGTGAACGAGGGCGCCAAGGCGCTGCGCGACGAGAAGGCGAAGGTCCTCGAGTCCGCCCGGGTCGTCGACCCCGCGCGGTACGTCCGCGGCCAGCACGAGGGCTACCTCGACGTCCCCGGGGTCCGTCCCGGCTCCGACACCGAGACCTACGGCGCGTTCCGCCTCGACCTCGACTCGCCGCGCTGGAGCGGCGTGCCGTTCTACCTGCGGGCCGGCAAGGCGTTGGCCGAGACCGTCACCGAGATGACGATCGAGTTCAAGCCACCACCCCGTCCGCTCTGGATCCCCGAGCACTCCCACCTCCCGAAGAGCGCCATCCGCATCGAGGTGAAGCCCGAGAGCTTCAGCGCCCTCACGTGGCTGACGAAGGCCCCCGGGGACGACATGATGCCCACGGCCGTCACGCTCGCCCCGCCGCCCGAGGCCCGCGCCGACTGCGGCCCCGAGCCCTACGAGTTGCTCATCGAGGAGGCCATGAACGGCGATCCGACGCTGTTCGCACGGGCCGACTCGGTGCTCGAGTCCTGGCGCATCGTCGAGCGCATCCTCACCGACCACCGCCCTGTCGAGCCGTACCGCAGGGGTTCGTGGGGCCCGAAGGGCGCCTCCGACCTCGTGCGCCACCACGGCGGTTGGCCGAACGAGCCCCCGGCCGACCAACCCCGGCCGTGA
- a CDS encoding NAD-binding protein, which translates to MHVVVVGCGRVGSGLAINLDDQGHSVAVVDRRSNAFRRLPAAFGGRTVTGVGFDRACLRDAGIEQASALAAVTSGDNSNILIARTGREYFGVERVVARIYDQRRAAIYERLGISTVATVGWAIDRVLRRIEVGTQEVEWIDPSARVCLVERLVPDSWAGHAFSALESDGGVRVVAVTRLGVAQVVSSALLAQAGDVVWLAVDGDRLEAIDALLAGGPGDREGGH; encoded by the coding sequence GTGCACGTCGTGGTGGTCGGTTGCGGACGGGTGGGCTCGGGCCTGGCGATCAACCTCGACGACCAGGGCCACTCCGTGGCCGTCGTGGACCGTCGGTCCAACGCCTTCCGGCGGCTGCCCGCCGCCTTCGGCGGCCGGACGGTGACCGGGGTGGGGTTCGACCGGGCGTGCCTGCGCGACGCCGGGATCGAGCAGGCCTCGGCGCTGGCCGCCGTGACCAGCGGCGACAACTCGAACATCCTGATCGCCCGCACCGGCCGGGAGTACTTCGGGGTGGAGCGGGTGGTGGCGCGCATCTACGACCAGCGTCGTGCGGCCATCTACGAGCGCCTCGGCATCTCCACGGTGGCCACGGTCGGCTGGGCCATCGACCGGGTGCTGCGTCGCATCGAGGTCGGGACGCAGGAGGTCGAGTGGATCGACCCCAGCGCCCGCGTGTGCCTGGTCGAACGCCTCGTCCCCGACTCGTGGGCCGGCCATGCGTTCTCCGCACTCGAGAGCGACGGCGGGGTCCGGGTGGTGGCGGTCACCCGGCTGGGCGTCGCCCAGGTCGTGAGCTCGGCGCTGCTCGCGCAGGCCGGGGACGTGGTGTGGCTGGCGGTCGACGGCGACCGGCTCGAGGCGATCGACGCGCTGCTCGCCGGCGGCCCCGGCGACCGTGAGGGGGGGCACTGA
- a CDS encoding TrkA family potassium uptake protein, with the protein MRVVIVGGGNVGTYIGGALRDGGHEVLIVEVDPDRVARAQANGEPPGAAWLLADGCEVSELAAADPARADVVVAVTGDDEDNLVVSLLAKQEFGVPRVVARVNNPDNHWMFNESWGVDVSVSTPHLLTALVEEAVSVGTFVRLLSFDRDRAQLAEVTLAPGSPAEGREIQALGLPRASSIVAVLRTDHLVVPRGDTVLGAGDEVLVLVTRDSEDEVRRILVG; encoded by the coding sequence ATGCGGGTCGTGATCGTCGGTGGCGGCAACGTCGGCACCTACATCGGTGGTGCGCTGCGCGACGGCGGGCACGAGGTGCTCATCGTGGAGGTCGACCCCGATCGGGTGGCCCGCGCCCAGGCCAACGGCGAGCCCCCCGGTGCGGCGTGGCTCCTCGCCGACGGGTGCGAGGTCTCCGAGCTGGCGGCCGCCGACCCGGCGCGGGCCGACGTCGTGGTCGCCGTCACGGGCGACGACGAGGACAACCTCGTCGTGTCCTTGCTGGCCAAGCAGGAGTTCGGTGTGCCCCGGGTGGTCGCCCGGGTCAACAACCCGGACAACCACTGGATGTTCAACGAGTCCTGGGGGGTCGACGTGTCCGTCTCGACCCCGCACCTGCTGACCGCGCTCGTCGAGGAGGCGGTGTCGGTCGGCACGTTCGTGCGCCTCCTGTCGTTCGACCGCGACCGGGCCCAGCTCGCCGAGGTGACGCTCGCACCGGGCTCGCCCGCCGAGGGCCGGGAGATCCAGGCGCTCGGGCTGCCCCGGGCGTCGAGCATCGTCGCTGTCCTGCGCACCGACCACCTCGTGGTGCCCCGTGGCGACACCGTGCTCGGCGCCGGCGACGAGGTGCTCGTCCTCGTCACCCGCGATTCCGAGGACGAGGTCCGTCGGATCCTCGTGGGCTGA
- a CDS encoding HAD-IC family P-type ATPase, which translates to MAPVPSAEPWHTYPAAEVAERLGVSVDAGLSDAEVAARVERHGLNRLAEPPKRPKWKLFLDQFRSGIVLILVAAAVLAGAIGDLKDSIVIAVVLLINAVLGYVQEAKASSALEALKQMLVSKVRVRRNGGIAEVVTDDLVPGDVVLLEAGDRVPADGRVVLAANLLVDESSLTGESVPVEKDSEATERADGPLGDRHGALYMNTTVARGRAEMVVTETGMRTEMGKVADLLGNADPGQTPLQRQLDGLSKKLAVIAVVAVGLVFALQLVQGEDLAEAAIGAVALAVAAIPEGLPAVVTVTLAVGISQMAKRNAIVKRLHSVETLGSTTTICSDKTGTLTLNQMTAREVVRGGHVWKVGGEGYAITGEFVAEDGTATAADALVDTLTPAALCADAVARTGADGRPDVVGDPTEVALVVVAAKAGIDVEGLRTARPRLGEVPFDSTTKFMATFHRVHDDGSDDVVVYVKGAPDVLLGRSTSFIDGQGQVRPLDDMARAGRQADNDRLASEGMRVLALSSRTLPAAEVLDADGAVVEPERWIDDLTLHALVGIVDPPRAEARDAIALCHAAGIDVKMITGDHAITAGAIAAELGLHGRVVTGDELTAMSDEELAECIEDIAVCARVSPEHKVRVVKALQAREHVVAMTGDGVNDAAALRTADIGVAMGITGTEVTKEAGDMVLTDDNFATIVGAVERGRTIYDNIVKFVRFQLSTNLGAIATILGASLLGFPVPFSPIQVLWVNLIADGPPALSLGVDPPSAGVMHRRPRAAAAPILSLSRVSRLVFFGMIMAVGTLSLFVYGRDNYDEQTGLTMAFTVFVLFQMANVFNARTEHSSVFSRYAFTNGKLWLAVIGVCILQYLATSWGPMQSLFGTEYLSPSQWALCFVVALSIIVMEEIRKVVARLVGLGGDPHPEPDDTHPQPAAAAASSGGVA; encoded by the coding sequence GTGGCCCCTGTGCCGTCCGCCGAGCCGTGGCACACCTATCCCGCCGCAGAGGTCGCCGAGCGACTCGGCGTCAGCGTCGATGCGGGGCTCTCCGACGCCGAGGTCGCCGCCCGCGTCGAGCGCCACGGCCTGAACCGGCTGGCCGAGCCCCCCAAGCGGCCCAAGTGGAAGCTCTTCCTCGACCAGTTCCGCAGTGGGATCGTGCTCATCTTGGTGGCGGCCGCCGTGCTGGCCGGGGCGATCGGCGACCTCAAGGACTCGATCGTCATCGCCGTGGTGCTGTTGATCAACGCCGTCCTCGGCTACGTGCAGGAGGCGAAGGCGTCCTCGGCTCTCGAGGCGCTCAAGCAGATGCTCGTCTCGAAGGTGCGGGTCCGCCGCAACGGCGGCATCGCCGAGGTCGTCACCGACGACCTGGTCCCGGGCGACGTCGTGCTGCTCGAGGCCGGGGACCGCGTGCCCGCCGACGGGCGGGTCGTGCTGGCCGCCAACCTCCTGGTCGACGAGTCGTCGCTGACGGGCGAGTCGGTGCCGGTGGAGAAGGACAGCGAGGCCACCGAGCGCGCCGACGGGCCGCTCGGCGACCGCCACGGCGCCCTGTACATGAACACCACCGTCGCCCGCGGCCGCGCCGAGATGGTGGTCACCGAGACCGGGATGCGCACCGAGATGGGCAAGGTGGCCGACCTGCTCGGCAACGCCGACCCGGGCCAGACCCCGCTGCAGCGCCAGCTCGACGGCCTCAGCAAGAAGCTGGCCGTCATCGCGGTGGTCGCCGTGGGGCTGGTCTTCGCGCTCCAGCTCGTCCAGGGCGAGGACCTCGCCGAGGCGGCGATCGGGGCCGTGGCCCTGGCGGTGGCGGCCATCCCCGAGGGCCTGCCGGCGGTCGTCACGGTGACGCTCGCGGTCGGCATCTCCCAGATGGCCAAGCGCAACGCCATCGTCAAGCGGCTCCACTCCGTCGAGACCCTCGGGTCCACCACGACGATCTGTTCGGACAAGACCGGGACGCTGACGCTCAACCAGATGACGGCCCGCGAGGTCGTCCGGGGCGGGCACGTGTGGAAGGTCGGCGGCGAGGGCTACGCCATCACCGGCGAGTTCGTCGCCGAGGACGGGACCGCCACGGCCGCCGACGCCCTCGTCGACACCCTCACGCCGGCCGCGCTGTGCGCCGACGCCGTGGCCCGCACCGGCGCCGACGGCCGCCCCGACGTGGTGGGCGACCCCACCGAGGTCGCGCTCGTCGTCGTCGCCGCCAAGGCCGGCATCGACGTCGAGGGGCTACGGACCGCCCGCCCCCGCCTCGGCGAGGTGCCGTTCGACTCCACCACCAAGTTCATGGCCACCTTCCACCGGGTCCACGACGACGGTTCCGACGACGTGGTCGTGTACGTCAAGGGTGCGCCCGACGTGCTGCTGGGCCGGTCGACGTCGTTCATCGACGGTCAGGGGCAGGTGCGTCCCCTCGACGACATGGCCCGGGCCGGACGCCAGGCCGACAACGACCGCCTGGCGTCGGAGGGGATGCGGGTGCTGGCCCTGTCCTCGCGGACGCTGCCCGCCGCGGAGGTCCTCGACGCCGACGGTGCGGTCGTCGAGCCCGAGCGCTGGATCGACGACCTCACCCTCCACGCCCTGGTGGGCATCGTCGACCCCCCGCGGGCCGAGGCCCGCGACGCCATCGCGTTGTGTCACGCCGCCGGCATCGACGTGAAGATGATCACCGGCGACCACGCCATCACCGCCGGCGCGATCGCCGCCGAGCTGGGGTTGCACGGCCGGGTCGTGACCGGTGACGAGCTCACGGCGATGAGCGACGAGGAGCTCGCCGAGTGCATCGAGGACATCGCCGTGTGCGCCCGGGTCTCGCCGGAGCACAAGGTCCGGGTCGTCAAGGCCCTGCAGGCCCGTGAGCACGTGGTCGCCATGACCGGCGACGGTGTCAACGACGCGGCCGCCCTGCGCACGGCCGACATCGGGGTGGCCATGGGGATCACCGGCACGGAGGTCACCAAGGAAGCCGGCGACATGGTCCTCACGGACGACAACTTCGCCACGATCGTCGGCGCCGTCGAACGTGGCCGCACCATCTACGACAACATCGTCAAGTTCGTGCGCTTCCAGCTCTCGACCAACCTGGGCGCCATCGCCACGATCCTCGGGGCCAGCCTCCTCGGGTTCCCGGTCCCGTTCAGCCCCATCCAGGTGCTGTGGGTGAACCTCATCGCCGACGGCCCCCCGGCGCTGTCGCTCGGGGTCGACCCGCCCTCCGCGGGGGTCATGCACCGTCGGCCGCGGGCGGCGGCGGCGCCGATCCTCTCGCTGTCACGGGTCTCGCGGCTCGTCTTCTTCGGCATGATCATGGCGGTGGGCACGCTGTCGCTGTTCGTGTACGGCCGCGACAACTACGACGAGCAGACCGGCCTCACGATGGCCTTCACCGTGTTCGTCCTCTTCCAGATGGCCAACGTGTTCAACGCCCGCACCGAGCACTCGTCGGTGTTCAGCCGCTACGCCTTCACCAACGGCAAGCTCTGGCTGGCGGTGATCGGCGTGTGCATCCTGCAGTACCTGGCCACGTCGTGGGGTCCGATGCAGTCGCTGTTCGGCACCGAGTACCTGTCCCCCTCGCAGTGGGCGCTGTGCTTCGTCGTCGCCCTGTCGATCATCGTCATGGAGGAGATCCGCAAGGTCGTGGCTCGTCTCGTCGGCCTCGGCGGCGATCCCCACCCCGAGCCCGACGACACCCACCCGCAACCCGCCGCCGCGGCGGCGTCCTCCGGAGGAGTCGCGTGA
- a CDS encoding zf-TFIIB domain-containing protein produces MSERHGVEIDYCPECRGVWLDRGELDKIIEKTAVEEEARRAPAPPPADRRDDRYPDDRYPDDRYRDDRYRDDRYRDDRPMWSAPAPPPTASGHGYKPKRKSRSVLSDIFDF; encoded by the coding sequence ATGAGCGAGCGCCACGGCGTCGAGATCGACTACTGCCCGGAGTGCCGCGGTGTGTGGCTCGACCGGGGGGAGCTCGACAAGATCATCGAGAAGACGGCGGTCGAGGAGGAGGCCCGTCGGGCGCCGGCGCCGCCGCCCGCCGACCGGCGCGACGATCGCTACCCCGACGACCGCTACCCCGACGACCGGTATCGTGATGACCGGTACCGGGACGACCGGTACCGGGACGACCGTCCGATGTGGTCGGCGCCCGCTCCCCCGCCGACGGCGTCGGGCCACGGGTACAAGCCGAAGCGCAAGTCGCGGTCGGTCCTCTCGGACATCTTCGACTTCTGA